AGCCACCTTTTTATCATCTTCATTAATGATCGTAGGAGCATCAATCACTGCATTGAGTATGGTGGGATCGTTGGTACAGAGAGCTGTATCTCCATCCACATCTCCTAGTCCGAGCCTTGCAAGTGTTAAATCACAACAGTTCAGAACAATCACATTGTCCAGATGACGCATATATCGGTTATGTACTTGTACAAAATCTAGCTTACCAACTTCATTAAATATCGTTAGCGGTGAGCGAAATAGCGCATGCATTCCCTGTTTCCGATTCATAAAAGCCTGGTTCTTTTTCAGCACACCTGTTACTGGTTTTCCGCTGGCATGCTCCATAAATGCAATCGGATCGTTGGTCAAATAAAAGTAACTGCCACGAATCGGAATGCGACCCTTCAACATATCCTGTACTTTCAGCATGACTTGCTTCACGATGAATTTGCGGACGTTTCCGTCATACAGCATAAGTTCATTCAAATCGATGGCTTGAATGATTTCATTGATAAATTGTTTCTTCTGGCCCCGTTCTATTTCATTTTCCTGTTCGTCGGGTTCTTCATCTACATCTTTGGGTTCATCGTCTTCTTGGACTAGCATATGTAGGAACGCTTTCGTGTACGCAATATCTCGAAGCCACTTTTCATGGGTGTCATTCTTTTGCCCATGTAGTACACGTTTGATGACATCCATTAGAGGCGTAGCTAATTGAAATAAATCGTTCAGCGTGAGATTCAGCGCATGAATATATTGATATGTCAGTGGTGTGTAGGCGTTCATCTGGTATGCTGGCTTCGCATAATTGGCGACCCAGAAGTGATTATGATTATGTACTCTCAGTAATTCTTCATATTCCGTTATATTTTCAAACAAACATTTAGGCTTAGCTTCTCCCTCACTGTATTGATGCCATGCTTTGAAGCAGGATTTGGTGAGGATGAGATCAATAGGACGACCCTGTTTGTCGATGATCGGTTGTGATTCACCAAAAACATCTATTATTTGTGTTACGTTGTTTTCCTTAAACCATTTCATCAAATCGAATCGGATAAAGTTACCTTTGATATATGGAAGTCTTCCCTGAACTGCATTAGGTGAATAGGATAGGTTCAGATGTTGTCCAATACGCTCTGCAAACTGGAAGCTCATTAAACCTTGACCATCAAAAAATTGGACATTCTTATTTTCATACTGTAGGTACTCCACTCGCTTAAATCCAATGGACTCTTCATTGATCGCTATAACTGGGATTTCTTCTGTTTGCTCGATGGAATAGCAAGGGTATAGTTCGTCATTATACATAACCGAACGAGCAGGAAAAGGAATTGCTTCTAGTTTCACACGACGATTCTTTTTATTCCATCCATTGAATGTTTTATACTCTAATTGATCAGGAACAGACTTTGTACGACCATTCCACGGGATTATTTTGTTCGGTATACGTTCTAACTTATGTAATTGTTCCTTGGTTGGATTCAATTCTTTCTTCGCTTTGAAATATTCACGTTGCCTCGTCTTTTCCTCGAATATTAACTTCTGTTGTTCCGAATCTTCAGCACACTTTTCCACCTTCCACACATCTTCAATGATCGTATCCTTTTCATAATCTGGAATAACAATGATACGTGGAATATACGGGACTGGTTGTGCTGCAGAACGACTCACACCTAGTGCTGCTTCCCACTTATGGATATTGGTGAGCGGTGGCATTTTACCGAGTGTAATGTGTTTATACAGATCAGCAACATATTTTTCTTGGATAAATTCTGTCCTCTGTGTACGTCCCATTGCAGGTGACTTAATCGAACGAACATATTTCCTTCCATTATAGTAGATGCCCTCTCGTAACGTTCGTTCAAATAAAGCAAGTTGGGATGGATCATCTTCATCAATTTGATCAGCTTTGAGCATAAAGATGACTTCAGTAACATCAATGAAAGGATCGTGTTCTGCTACGACTCGCTTGAGTTGATCGAGATAGATGCTATTCGATACGGTGATGAGACGAGTTCGATATTGTGGCGCACAAAGTTGGTTGCCTACATGGGTGATCTCGTTAAAATGGAACAGTTTGATTTGGTATTGATTTCGTGATGGATTACTGGACAAATTTGGGCCTCCTGTTTGTTGGTTTGAGTGATAAGGTTGTGAACGTTTCATTCTTGGTGGAGCATGTATCTACCACAAACAAGAACTAACGTTCGTATTTATTGTATCGGATATATGTTCGGATTACAAGAGTTGAACTCTAATATTTTTTATATGAAGGGCATAACGAAAAGACCCAGCTTCGGTTGCTAGATCTTGAAACTTATTTAAAATATATAGTTGATTTTATATAAATAAAACAGTGCCTCTGTCATTTTATTAATCTAACTTAAGGGAAGAGGGAGAACCTCTTGACCTCATCACTGCCAGCTAAGAGATAGGAGATTGCATAATAATTATTACTGTGAAGGAATGCTTTGCTGGTTAAGGCTTTTTGCTTTATATTTTTAAGTCGAGCATCCAGAGACATTTAAAAATAAAAAAGTATGAATAGATATAAAAAATGATACCTCTACTCTGTAAATTGCAATAATCCCATTGGCTTTCTTTGATTTCTTAATTAAGTGTATCACTTGAAATCTTAAGTTCAGAACTTTACTTTATTTTTAAATAGATTTAATTACAAATTTATTTTCATTTCTGAGAAAGTAACTATCATTTATTTTTATATAGTTTTCTGTAAAAGAACACACAAACCCAACCTCGACAGTTACTTCAATACTCATAGAATTTCTTAGAACTTTGACATGTTTCCGTTTTAGAGAAGCATACAGAAATTCCTCATCTTTTAATATTTCCATGTCGTTCTGATCCTGACTAAACATGATTTTTCATCTCAAGATTTTTTAATAAGTATCTTAGTGCCAAAATGATCTCCGTGTCGTTGTTTATTTTCAGCACAATAGGAATAATATTGAATTTAATTAATTCGTCTGCTCTTGCAGCATTTGTCGTTATTATAAAATGCGTCCCGCCCACGTTTTTTTGTACGTAATTATACAAATTTTCAAAATATACGTCAGAAAAAGAGAAACCGAGGAATAATAAGGATTTATGAACCATTAATGCTAAGACTTTTTTTGAGAAACCATCATTAGTATACTTTTTATCATAATCCTCCTTTGTTAACACAAGGGAATTGGGCTTATCTAAAATCCCATGCAAATGAATAACCCTAAATTTGTTAACAAAAACAAAATTCTGGACGTCATCTATATCCTCGAGTTCAAGAGGTACTGAGAATTTGCTGTTAAAGACATTTAAAGCATTATCGTAATTCGTTGTCAAATAATAAGGGAATTTAACTTTCAGTAAGTCACTATAATTGTGTGCTTCACTAGAGATATTGTAATCAATATCGCCTTCGATAATTTGAGCTGCTTTTACTTTTAGTTGCTCATCAGTCTTTACGCTTTTGGAAAGTGTATAAAGAAGAGGTATTCCTTTAAAATAATCTCCCGATTTTACCACAACTTCATACGTACTATGAAAATCTTCTGAAATAGAATCTTTAAATTTCAAAAATAGTTTTTCCCACGACGGGGCACCTAGAGGTACTGAAAATCCAGCCCCAACAAGTGGTACAATTTTCGGAATATTATCAACCATAGTTTTATAATTGTTTGAATATTCTCGATTCAGAAAAATGTTTAGTAACTTATCGCTGATGCCCTGCTTAAATGTTGCATAATCCTCTGCTTTTATTTGAATTTCATAAATGGGCTCTAATTCATGATCATCTTCACGAATGGTTTGATTGCATACAGGACAGATTGATGTAGTTAAAGTGATAGTCGAATCTTCTTCATAAGCAATACAAGTTAAATGAATTTTCTCTTCAACAATATCGTCAACTTTTAATTGACTTAGAAAAAATGCTGTTTCATCCAAAGTAAAACCAAGACTCCGAAGAAATCTTTCCGTTATCGTCTGTTCTTTAATTATATCTGTATATCTTTCAATATTTTTTATATGTTTAATGTCTCGTGTTTCAATAAATTTAGTAATTTCTGTATCCACCAATGTATCTAATAACATGATAAATTGACTCCTTATTCAAATGTCTTGTCGGTAAGAATATAATTTTAAAGTAACCTTTTGTTATATAAATAGTGGTCTGCATATAATCATCTTCTTCATCTGTGAACCACGCTAAAGACCATTTGGGTAATTCCAATGCACCTCTAAAATCAATGTATAAACTATGGAACATATCCTCTGCAACTATGGGTTTGCTTCCGTTTTTTGATTTCGTTGCTCCCCTCCCTGCTTGGTTCGCTTTAAACTCGATTTTTGTTGTGTAACCTACTTGCCTTAGTTCTCTTGCTTTTTCAACTAATTTAATGTCCGGCTTATTTTTTAAATACAACGCTAATATTTGTGAACTAATCTTATCCTTGAGTGAATCTTTTTGCAGAGCGCTCGGCCCTTCTTCGGTTTCCATAAATAGTTTTTCAAACCAACCATTTATTGAAGCTTCAACATCAGTGCTGATCTTATCAGAGATGTATTCTCGATACTCCTGTAATAAGCCATCATCCAAGTTTTTACACATTCTGTACATCCCAGCTCGGTCTTTCCTTAATTGAAAACTCTCACTAATGTTTAATGGACTGATAATTAAATTATTAATTTTTTTAATATAGCCGTTCATTGTTTTATTCCATTTTTCTTCTTCAAGCAATCCACTTATTGGCACAGCATCAATCCCAATTAAATTTCTGAACATCAGCAAATAAAATTTTTCCTTATAGTTAATTTCAAGCGCAGCTAAATAGTAAACAGGCTCACCATTCTTAATTACTACCTGTGCTATTAAAAATCTTGCTAATTCAATATTACTATTATTTTCGGAATAATCGTATCCTAATAAGAAAACATTTCCTTTGTTCTCTATATTGAGTATATCTAATGCATAAAATCCTGTAGCCACGAACTTATCATGGTATTGTAGAGGTATGGATTCTTTTATATTTGCTGTATTTATGATTCTTGTTACATTTTGGATAAACGATCCTTTTGTTGGCGGTGTATTATTCATTTTGTGATAATAAATATTTTTTAGTTGTCCATAAAATACATGATCAAAAAAAAGACTATCTACTTCCCGTTTTCTTGTCGGATATTGCTCCATGGTGTCTTCGAATATCTGCTTAATTGAAGTAGAACATAAATTTATACCTTTTTCCGTTAGAGCATTTCTTAATATTTCGAAATGACTATACGTTAACAACTTGTTTCCATTGAATACATATGTCCCTATTGTCGTCAAAACGCTTCCTCCGTTCAATTTTAAAATTCAATATTTTTTAGCCCTACCATCACATTAAGATAACAACCTAGGCTCAGAAATTTTAGTGTATTAACGGATAGGCTATTTGTTAGACCATCAAAACTGATAGTACAATGGTTCATTACTCTTCACTTTTAATTGAAAATTTTAGTATGGAGTGCGACGCTTGCTGGAAACATTAGATAAGGACTTATACTTGGTTCTTAAAATGAAACTTCCATATCTCATTTACACGAGGAATTACTCCATGAAGCGCTCACATCTAAGCATAGCAAACGAAGCAAACTAGAAAACCTGCACAGTCAAGGATGGAGTTCAAAAGCCATCACCCGCGAAATTCCCCGTAGCCAATTCACCTATAACCAAAGTCCTTTCAATACAGAAACAACTTATCTCCTACTACTATAGTATGTTTTAGCCAATCGCTTTTACTCATTGCAATATCTCAGTTTATAAATAAGGACTATATGCCCTTCACCAAAGAAAAACATCCTTCCAACACCCTACTAAAATCTGCATAAATCTTCTTTATTGCTTACACTATAGCATATTAATGGGGATATATGGAACAAAAAAGGCCCTTGAATAATACCAAGGGCCCAACTTTTACTGAATCTAGAGTATCACATTGCTTTATACTTTATATTATATAGCAAGAATCGACTTCACAATTCAACTGATTCATTACAAAAGTAGATTATAATAATTCTCTCCTAACATTAGCATACGGCATGTTTTTTAATTTATTTATGGTCTCTTTCACAATAAAAGCTTGTTCATCTTCTAACTTCTCTAATTTGCTTACTTCTTTGAGAAAAAAAGCTAAATTGGTTAGATAGCCAACATGCTTTCGAGAAAGAGTGTCTTTGACAATATTGATAATATCTATTAACATATTTTTGGAAATAACAGAACTGTTTTCACTTGCAATAAATGCAAATGCACGAATAGCTTCACTAGACACTTCCACGCTTGTATCAAATACCGAAAAAAATAAGTGTTTAAGTAACTTTTCATTTCCTTCGTCTATATTTTCAACTCTCCCCATAAAACGTCCAATTAGATAAGAATATTCTGTCCGAGTATTTAAGTTAAAAGATTGAATTCCACTTAAAAGTTGTTGTTCAATCTTCTCCTTCATCCCATCTAAAACAGCAAAAACCTCCAGTGCCTGATAAGCGTGTCTATCCCACTTATAATATTTTTGAACTTTCTCAACTACATCATTCATACCAATTTTTTTATCCAAAAATAAATTACTTAATAAAAGAAGAAACGCCCCCGTTATTCCTTCTTCTTCTTCTGAATAAGCCGTAAAGAAGCTAAGTGGTTTTCCTTTTTGGGCATTTTCAATCTTTTCTTCTGTAAGCTCTATTAATCTATTTATTTGTTCTTCTTTCATTTTATCAGCAACTTTTGCTAGATAGAATAGTAAAAACATATCGTTACTCGATTGATGTTTTCCAAATTTATCAACTCCGCTTGTAATAATTTCTGAAATTAAGGTATCGTCCACCTTCTCTTTTACTAAAGGAGAAAGTAGAAGCTTCTCCTCGATAGAACCTCTATCCTCTATAAAAAGATGTTGCACTACTTTACTTATTTGATAATCCTCTAAAATCCCCTCTTTGATCCAATCATAGATAAGGTTACAGCAATAAATATCATTTACAGAAAGGACAATTTCAAGGAATTCGCTAGATATTAATTTACTCCCTCTAAATTCATTCCAAATCACATTTTGCAACGGCCTAATAAGCCTAAAACTTATGGGCATTTCCGCAATCCACTGTATTAATGTTTCTAAGATTTTTTGGTCCTTACGATAAAACAAACACGTAACCATAACTTGAATGATATTCTCTCTGATCGAAAAAATGCGACCAAGTCCCGTGATAGAATCTTTTAATTGATACAAACATCCTTGAACTTCTGAAATTTCTTTATCGAATAAGAAAGGAAAAATTCTTTCCCATAAATTTAGTAAAGTTTCGATCCATGTTTCCAACATAGATAAGTCTTTACTATTTTGTTGCGACTTACAATGGTCTATTAAATGTTTAGCAGACATAATTGATTGATTAAAAATATTTCTGTAAACTTGATCTTGTAATTCAGATATTTTTTTGTAGTGAAATAAAGCAGATATCTTCTTGTTAAAACCAAAGATAAGAGATAACGAAGCCGCTTTTTCATAATTATTATTTTCTACGAAGATATCTGTTATAACATCAAATGTTGTCCCCATTAAACTTTGGTCAGGAAGACCATTGTATTGATGAAACCAAATGGCTTCGTATACTTTATAAATCGCCTCTGATTTAAATGAATGGAAACTACCACTTTCTGAAACAAGTCCTTCTTTCCAATTTTTATAAACTGTCCACCACTGCTCTTTAATCTCCCTTACTTTTTCCCATTGTTTAAACGTTGGATGATCCAATTCTTTTAATTTATGCCTCAGATTATTTGAAATTCGAATAGTAGATTCCTCATCTTGCCTTGATAACTTCATATTTTCGGAGTAGTTATTGGAATGTAAATGTATTTTTGACGCTAAAGCTGTATAGGTATTCCAATCGTCTTTTTTCTGCATACCACTTTCGATTGCTCTATTGTAATAATTCAATGCTATAGCAAGATCCCCATTAAAATAATGTATAGAAGCTAATCTATTTAGCCAAAGAGGATTATGCCAATCAATAACTATTTGATGGAGTAAAGTTTTGATCATGTTAAAATTAAAAGACAGTTTTTCTGCACAAATCTGCCAGTATAGTAGTTCATTTTTATAACTCACTGAAATATCTTTATAACTATTCAAACTATTTCGAACATGTTCTTTCACTTCATCATAATTCCCATAGGCAAACAGCTTTTCAGCTTTGTCTGCCAAAAGTTTATACAAAAAGTCTTTATCATAAAACTCCTGTGTATTTTTCAAGAGATTAATTATAAGATCACTCAAGGAAGTTTCATTTATTTTATTAAACATTATAGAAGGCTCATATAATGTTAATAGAATTTCAAGTTGCCTACTTGCCTCTAAATCAGGAAATATATTATTGAAAAACGGAACGAGCCTATTAAACAAAATATCAGAGGAGTATTTTTTAAATTTGGACAAAATTTTTAACAATTCTTCTGTTTTTTTATCTTCCCAAGTCCCCGGTAATATTAAATTATCAATACTTTCAATTATTGTATCAATAACTTCAGTAGATTCATTGTTTGTATCCTGAAAATTTGATTGCTTAAAAAAATTTATATATTCCCTTAAGCCCGTTACATAAGCATTACCACGGTCTAAAAAACCTGCGGTTGAAATAGGAAGAAGTATTATGTTTCTTTTTTCCCAGTATCTATAGGTATAAACATCTATATCTTTATCGAAAATAAATGCATATGCTTTTTTCTGGTAATTCACAGTCAAAATGTCTCTAACCCATCCAACTATAGATTTAAAATTTGTATCTGTTAAACTGAATCCAACAAAAACAACAATGTTTTCAGCAAATATCGACCTTATTTTTAAGTGTAGTAATGGATGATTATTCTCAAATGTCCGATATTGTTCCTCTGTGAAAATTATGCTGTTGGGGCTTTCCATACTTCCATGCAATTTATACACTTTGACAGGAGAAGGCTTAGTAGACAGGTCCAAATCATCGATTATTACATCATGAAAAATATGAAGTTCATCTAATGTCTGCTCAATAAGGCAATCTTGATTGGTTGTAATAAACCCACGCCATTTTGCTGAATCACTAATCTCCATAACCTCTCTATGTATTGCTGAAGGAACATAGTCTTTATAAGGTACCGCCTCTAAAAGTTCATGGTAGAACCGCTCTCGACCAAACTCTTCCTCAAACAATTGGGCAATAAACAGATGGTCTCCAGCCACCCTACTTGAAATTTGGTCTGATGTCTCATTTGGCCACAACTTTAATGCTAATTGATTCATAAATCCAGGCCAAGTTTTGAAGCTAGTTTCAGTATTTACTGTCTTAGGTTCTGCGTTCTGTGAAAATCCCGCACCAATGAACAAATAAGCATTTTGCATTTCTAATGCTTCTTTTATAATTTTCAAATGCTCCTCGTATTTCTCAATATTACCGCTCACTCTTCTACTTCCTTTCAAAATATATTTTTTTGATTCTATACCTATTGTTTTAGGAAAAATTATACATCAAATTGTCGAATGGTTCTATGCAAAAAAGCGAGAGATCTATTTTCGCTCTTCTAAATACGCATCCTTCCCTCACTGCTCCAATATACCTCTCAATATATCTATACCACCGACTTCACAAACCTTATGTATGTAAATAAAAATATGTTCCCGCACTCAACTCTAAAGCGTTTTTTTGAATGCAGGAACATATTCAAGTTGCCTCTTAAACCCTCGTACATCAATGCTTCTGATCTCGATATATTACTACCACGCACTCCACGTGCCTTGAGTGTACAAAAATGATGACCCTAAGGCCTGGTCGCCCCTTGGCGGAAAATCTATCGTTTTTAGATCAGAGTCTTTATGTCTTTCTTTTTTTATTTTCTACTGAAAGTGTCCCTCCTGATCCATCTGCCCCAAGGCAGTCTTGGTTTTTCTGACTTTCTGACAATCCTGTCAAACATAAAACCAGTAAAATAATTTATTGCTCAACTACCCCAAAATCATCCACATAAACATATGCTGTACCAGGATTCTTGTAAGCATACACTGTTGCCCTGGTAGCGCCTGCTCCGGTTGTAAAAGGAATGTTTACCATTGTCCAGGATGTACTGTCAGATGTTGCGGATGCATCCGTTCCTTCAAAGCCATTAACGCCAATCTGAATCCGCTCTCCTATGTCTGCCTTAACCCAGGCGGTACACATATAGCTGGTATTAGGACTTAGCCCCGTAAGTACCTGCTCGATACCATCTTCTCCGGGTCCCAATCTAACACTCTTAGAGCCGCTTCTTGGTACCGATACACTTGCAGCAGTATCTGAATATGTTGCTGCCCATGGTGAGATTATCCCTTTCTCGAAATCAGATTGCCTTACGTTATTATCATAAAGTAAGCTGACACTCTCAAAAACCGGGTCCGGAGATGAAGAAAAATCATGCCCGGCAGTCCAGTCAGTTCCACCGAACTCATATGCTCCAATATCCGGTGCCGCACCAACATAATCATTCGTGATTCCAGATATTACAACCCCTGCATTAATAGCTGGAGAAGTAGACTGCAACCTGAAATCATATGCTGTGGGATTCACAAATAACGGATTGGTTTCTGAGGTAATATTATTTCCCTCTATATGAGTACCAGGCAGTGTAAAGGCTGTAGTAAAGATATTGTTGAAAATTCTGTCGCCGTACATATCTGACTGAAAATTACTTCCCCAATATCCTACATTTCCGTTACTGTAGGTGGTATTGTTATAAATCAGGTTAAAATTACTGGGTGTGTTCAATCTTATCCCTGTATAGTTTCCCCATACAACATTATGATGCACAATATAGCCCTTGCTACCGTTATCCAGATAGATACCAGTGCCGGAATAATTCTTTGCCAGATTATCATGGATGTAATTATGATGAATTACCGTCCCTTGCCCATCCCAGGCAAATTCATAGAGTATTCCGCAGTCTTTTGTCAGCTTTCCTGCATTGTACAGATTATTATATTGTATCTGGCTGTTTTGGGTAGGCATAAATATCAGATGACGCCCAGCGTTATATACCGTATTATGACTGATTAGATGGTTTGCCCCCAATAGATAGATTGCCGGAATATCCGCTGCCGAATAATTTGCTTCATGAATAAGATTATTAATTACCTTATTTCCTGTTCCCTCTATACTCACCAGATTACCGGAACTGTAGGTCAAAGTACTGTCTCTAAGCTCATTATTGGTACCGGACATAAATATCCCTGTACTGTATTGTCTCGTAACATCCGAATCATGACTGACATATTCCGCAATCATATTAGAAACTTTACAGTAATTAGAATTCGACA
The Paenibacillus peoriae DNA segment above includes these coding regions:
- a CDS encoding SIR2 family protein, giving the protein MLLDTLVDTEITKFIETRDIKHIKNIERYTDIIKEQTITERFLRSLGFTLDETAFFLSQLKVDDIVEEKIHLTCIAYEEDSTITLTTSICPVCNQTIREDDHELEPIYEIQIKAEDYATFKQGISDKLLNIFLNREYSNNYKTMVDNIPKIVPLVGAGFSVPLGAPSWEKLFLKFKDSISEDFHSTYEVVVKSGDYFKGIPLLYTLSKSVKTDEQLKVKAAQIIEGDIDYNISSEAHNYSDLLKVKFPYYLTTNYDNALNVFNSKFSVPLELEDIDDVQNFVFVNKFRVIHLHGILDKPNSLVLTKEDYDKKYTNDGFSKKVLALMVHKSLLFLGFSFSDVYFENLYNYVQKNVGGTHFIITTNAARADELIKFNIIPIVLKINNDTEIILALRYLLKNLEMKNHV
- a CDS encoding SIR2 family protein produces the protein MSGNIEKYEEHLKIIKEALEMQNAYLFIGAGFSQNAEPKTVNTETSFKTWPGFMNQLALKLWPNETSDQISSRVAGDHLFIAQLFEEEFGRERFYHELLEAVPYKDYVPSAIHREVMEISDSAKWRGFITTNQDCLIEQTLDELHIFHDVIIDDLDLSTKPSPVKVYKLHGSMESPNSIIFTEEQYRTFENNHPLLHLKIRSIFAENIVVFVGFSLTDTNFKSIVGWVRDILTVNYQKKAYAFIFDKDIDVYTYRYWEKRNIILLPISTAGFLDRGNAYVTGLREYINFFKQSNFQDTNNESTEVIDTIIESIDNLILPGTWEDKKTEELLKILSKFKKYSSDILFNRLVPFFNNIFPDLEASRQLEILLTLYEPSIMFNKINETSLSDLIINLLKNTQEFYDKDFLYKLLADKAEKLFAYGNYDEVKEHVRNSLNSYKDISVSYKNELLYWQICAEKLSFNFNMIKTLLHQIVIDWHNPLWLNRLASIHYFNGDLAIALNYYNRAIESGMQKKDDWNTYTALASKIHLHSNNYSENMKLSRQDEESTIRISNNLRHKLKELDHPTFKQWEKVREIKEQWWTVYKNWKEGLVSESGSFHSFKSEAIYKVYEAIWFHQYNGLPDQSLMGTTFDVITDIFVENNNYEKAASLSLIFGFNKKISALFHYKKISELQDQVYRNIFNQSIMSAKHLIDHCKSQQNSKDLSMLETWIETLLNLWERIFPFLFDKEISEVQGCLYQLKDSITGLGRIFSIRENIIQVMVTCLFYRKDQKILETLIQWIAEMPISFRLIRPLQNVIWNEFRGSKLISSEFLEIVLSVNDIYCCNLIYDWIKEGILEDYQISKVVQHLFIEDRGSIEEKLLLSPLVKEKVDDTLISEIITSGVDKFGKHQSSNDMFLLFYLAKVADKMKEEQINRLIELTEEKIENAQKGKPLSFFTAYSEEEEGITGAFLLLLSNLFLDKKIGMNDVVEKVQKYYKWDRHAYQALEVFAVLDGMKEKIEQQLLSGIQSFNLNTRTEYSYLIGRFMGRVENIDEGNEKLLKHLFFSVFDTSVEVSSEAIRAFAFIASENSSVISKNMLIDIINIVKDTLSRKHVGYLTNLAFFLKEVSKLEKLEDEQAFIVKETINKLKNMPYANVRRELL
- a CDS encoding RNA dependent RNA polymerase — translated: MSSNPSRNQYQIKLFHFNEITHVGNQLCAPQYRTRLITVSNSIYLDQLKRVVAEHDPFIDVTEVIFMLKADQIDEDDPSQLALFERTLREGIYYNGRKYVRSIKSPAMGRTQRTEFIQEKYVADLYKHITLGKMPPLTNIHKWEAALGVSRSAAQPVPYIPRIIVIPDYEKDTIIEDVWKVEKCAEDSEQQKLIFEEKTRQREYFKAKKELNPTKEQLHKLERIPNKIIPWNGRTKSVPDQLEYKTFNGWNKKNRRVKLEAIPFPARSVMYNDELYPCYSIEQTEEIPVIAINEESIGFKRVEYLQYENKNVQFFDGQGLMSFQFAERIGQHLNLSYSPNAVQGRLPYIKGNFIRFDLMKWFKENNVTQIIDVFGESQPIIDKQGRPIDLILTKSCFKAWHQYSEGEAKPKCLFENITEYEELLRVHNHNHFWVANYAKPAYQMNAYTPLTYQYIHALNLTLNDLFQLATPLMDVIKRVLHGQKNDTHEKWLRDIAYTKAFLHMLVQEDDEPKDVDEEPDEQENEIERGQKKQFINEIIQAIDLNELMLYDGNVRKFIVKQVMLKVQDMLKGRIPIRGSYFYLTNDPIAFMEHASGKPVTGVLKKNQAFMNRKQGMHALFRSPLTIFNEVGKLDFVQVHNRYMRHLDNVIVLNCCDLTLARLGLGDVDGDTALCTNDPTILNAVIDAPTIINEDDKKVAAPVANHMDSIVKMELKSLHNLTGRCTNVNTYFQNLALEEGNLQARVLENSVLKFLQGQIIDATKNGLEVEIPYVLDRLAIQMPYFFRFVNGGKADDYQYSKKSPFNQFCVKAEKYIDDTFKMKDGKLDQSIFSIESTRQLLQDMRKVSQPKFLSYLDRIEPLYTEYNEQKNKINHRRMQFNELKKWERDNDTRKAISAEYAKLREEYKTQCEEICPYPSVLASAAVEIAYQTYRTYSFAWLFVDGLLENLKQHENVMKREVRKVNRLTNRNVGGKELTVQAGIATIDDLEFPFHVPDGVYSLFEIMGQYFIGYEAERETVVQTSNTPSLLDGKSTRRTLRNYPLGFSTLKRSQEESQLIADDVLGKKLQIQVVEYRYVHIVDEQGELKCIIPRDQVIRRDEGLSLLDFDGTAIEFLSIEKVTKSSFKAIVHID
- a CDS encoding right-handed parallel beta-helix repeat-containing protein; this translates as MNKRTGFRFLVVIMMIYVFTFNLGVETVKANSVYYVSTTGNDITGTGTLSNPWKTIQKAADTMKAGDTCIIRGGTYRETVTLHTSGSSAKPINFEAYTGENVTVSGADPVTGWKNYSGSIYYAEMKGSLGTKNQIFVNKQMQFEARWPNSPTLDPLNSTYATVDSGSTTTIKDGNLTQAPGYWVGKTVWSVPGTGYKSYKSTITSSSDGSITFDQIDTAATGGNSYYITGNLKDLDSAGEWYYDSTTGRLYLWAPGGVDPNTLTVGAKKRTYAFDLSSRSYINITGINIFASSIKMSNSNYCKVSNMIAEYVSHDSDVTRQYSTGIFMSGTNNELRDSTLTYSSGNLVSIEGTGNKVINNLIHEANYSAADIPAIYLLGANHLISHNTVYNAGRHLIFMPTQNSQIQYNNLYNAGKLTKDCGILYEFAWDGQGTVIHHNYIHDNLAKNYSGTGIYLDNGSKGYIVHHNVVWGNYTGIRLNTPSNFNLIYNNTTYSNGNVGYWGSNFQSDMYGDRIFNNIFTTAFTLPGTHIEGNNITSETNPLFVNPTAYDFRLQSTSPAINAGVVISGITNDYVGAAPDIGAYEFGGTDWTAGHDFSSSPDPVFESVSLLYDNNVRQSDFEKGIISPWAATYSDTAASVSVPRSGSKSVRLGPGEDGIEQVLTGLSPNTSYMCTAWVKADIGERIQIGVNGFEGTDASATSDSTSWTMVNIPFTTGAGATRATVYAYKNPGTAYVYVDDFGVVEQ